The sequence ATATGAAAGTAGCTATATTTCTTGGAAGCATTTCTGATAAATCAACTATGAAAATAACAGCAGAAATACTTAATAAATTTAATATAAGTTATAAGTCGTATGTTATTTCTGCACATAGACTTCCTGATACCTTATCTAAGGTAATAAAACATATAGAATCTGAAAATACAGATGTAATTATAGCAGGAGCTGGATTATCAGCTCATTTACCAGGAATAATATCTTCAAAAACTATATTACCCGTTATAGGTGTCCCTATTTATAATAGTAATAATGGATTGTTAGGAGGTATAGATGCACTTTTTTCCATGGTACAAATGCCTAAAGATGTTCCCGTTGCTACAATGGGTATTAATAATTCATATAATGCAGCTTTATTTGCTATTCATATTTTATCTATAAAATATAAAGAAATAAAAAAATCACTTATAAAATTTAAAATGAAAATAAAAGAAAAATTAATAACTGAAGTAGAGCAAAATTTATGATTATGAGTACTTCCATAATTAAAAAAAATCTTTTACTAGAAGGAAAAACAAAAAAAATATATGCTACTAATAATCCATTTTATGTTATTGTTCACTATAAAGATAATATAACAGCTTCAAATGGACTAAAAAATAATTTTTTACAAGATAAAGGAATTTTTAATAATGAAATAACTACATTTATATTTAATTTTCTAAATTCTTGTGGAATAAGAACTCATTTTGTACAAAAAAAAAATAATAGAGAACAATTATGTCATAAAGTAAATATGATTCCTTTAGAATTTGTTGTTCGTAACATAGTTGCTGGAAGCATGTCTAAACGTTTAGGAATTAAAGAAGGAAAATATATATCAAATGCTATTTTTGAAATTTTTTATAAAAATGATAAATTAAAAGATCCATTGATTAATGATCATCATGCTGTTTTTTTAAATATAATTTCTTATGAAGAATTAAACATTATTTATCATATTATATCAAATATAAATAAAATTTTAAAAAAATTTTTTTTGGATAAAAATATAATATTAGTAGATTTTAAAATGGAATTTGGTAAAAATGATCAAAATAAAATTTTACTTTCTGATGAAATTAGTCCTGATACTTGTCGTTTTTGGGATAAAAAAACAAAAAAAAAGTTGGATAAAGATCCATTTAGGATCGGACTAAAAGAAAATATACTTGACATTTATATGGAAATACTGAAAAGATTAAATGTTATAAAAAATTAATCCATTATGTATAAAATATATTCTTTTTCCATAAAAAAAAAAGATGATATATCAATTATTCCCTATAAAGGAAAAAACTGATAAATTTCATGATGAATGTGGTATTTTTGGAATTTATTCTCCTAATAAAGTAGACACATTTTCTTTAATCCAATTTGGATTATTTGCATTACAACATAGAGGACAAGAAGCTTGTGGTTTCTCTGTTTTACGAGATGGATTTATTATATCACATAAAAGTGAAGGACTTGTTTTAGATTTTTTTAGAAAAATTTTAAATTCTGAATGTTATCATGGAAATGCAGCTATTGGACATACTCGTTATTCTACAGAAGGAGGACAAAGTAAAAAAAATATACAACCATTTTTTGGAGAAAATATTTATGGTAAAAGTACTATATCTATAGTACACAATGGTAACTTAGTAAATGCTCAATATATTCGTAAAAAATTAGAATCTGAAGGTGTTCATTTTATTTCAGAATATTCAGATTCTGAAGTCATTTTACGTTTAATACAAAAATATTTACTAGAATCAAATTCTAGTTTAGAAAAAGCTATTAAAAAAACTACTCTTGATATTAAAGGAGCTTATTCTGTAATAGTACTTATGGATAATAAAATAGCAGCATTTCGAGATCCAAATGGTATACGTCCTTTATGTTATGGAATATTAAATGAAAAAACTTACATATTTAGTTCTGAAACTTGTGGAATAGATTCTATAGGAGGTATTTATATTAGAGATTTGTTTCCAGGAGAGATAATTTTAGTAGATAAAAAATCTATTAAATTTTCAATGATTAGAAAAAAAAAATATATAAAAAAAAGAATATGTTCTTTTGAGTATATTTATTTTTCTCGTCCAGATTCTTTAATTGAAAATATA is a genomic window of Blattabacterium cuenoti containing:
- the purE gene encoding 5-(carboxyamino)imidazole ribonucleotide mutase — translated: MKVAIFLGSISDKSTMKITAEILNKFNISYKSYVISAHRLPDTLSKVIKHIESENTDVIIAGAGLSAHLPGIISSKTILPVIGVPIYNSNNGLLGGIDALFSMVQMPKDVPVATMGINNSYNAALFAIHILSIKYKEIKKSLIKFKMKIKEKLITEVEQNL
- the purC gene encoding phosphoribosylaminoimidazolesuccinocarboxamide synthase; translated protein: MIMSTSIIKKNLLLEGKTKKIYATNNPFYVIVHYKDNITASNGLKNNFLQDKGIFNNEITTFIFNFLNSCGIRTHFVQKKNNREQLCHKVNMIPLEFVVRNIVAGSMSKRLGIKEGKYISNAIFEIFYKNDKLKDPLINDHHAVFLNIISYEELNIIYHIISNINKILKKFFLDKNIILVDFKMEFGKNDQNKILLSDEISPDTCRFWDKKTKKKLDKDPFRIGLKENILDIYMEILKRLNVIKN
- the purF gene encoding amidophosphoribosyltransferase, with the protein product MIYQLFPIKEKTDKFHDECGIFGIYSPNKVDTFSLIQFGLFALQHRGQEACGFSVLRDGFIISHKSEGLVLDFFRKILNSECYHGNAAIGHTRYSTEGGQSKKNIQPFFGENIYGKSTISIVHNGNLVNAQYIRKKLESEGVHFISEYSDSEVILRLIQKYLLESNSSLEKAIKKTTLDIKGAYSVIVLMDNKIAAFRDPNGIRPLCYGILNEKTYIFSSETCGIDSIGGIYIRDLFPGEIILVDKKSIKFSMIRKKKYIKKRICSFEYIYFSRPDSLIENINVYEIREKSGEKLYEQHPVEADVVIGVPDSGVPAAIGYSKASGIPFKPILVKNKYIGRSFIVPKQEMREKMVNLKLNPILYEIKEKRVVIIDDSIVRGTTSRRLVFILRKAGAKEIHFRSASPPIIAPCYLGIDTPSRKDLISYTNIKENIKKILNVDSLEFLSMNNIIDILGSNNYCFGCFTGIYPVYKNINCTKINHEKK